From one Methanobrevibacter woesei genomic stretch:
- a CDS encoding pyrroline-5-carboxylate reductase family protein, producing MNIGIIGYGNIGELLTLNILNLNEDYKLFISNKTHSKIDKFENNDDVVICSSNKEVALNCDKIIIAVKSPQLIDVIAEINPYLKEKAFIIHTCAGIGFDEISKVYDKPVTCVIPSIASSICENKDKKGVSLIYNNANLASENKTFVKDLFSKFSIVKEVKNQKELELFTVITSCMPAFVALNIKSFVDFMALNYDLNKNELFDLLSETVTSSSNLLSSNIFTADELMGKVATKKGITQKGLDLLDDELPEIYENLLNTLLK from the coding sequence ATGAATATTGGAATTATAGGATATGGAAATATTGGAGAGCTTCTTACCTTAAATATTTTAAATTTAAATGAGGATTATAAATTATTTATTTCAAATAAAACACATTCAAAAATTGATAAATTTGAAAATAATGATGATGTAGTTATTTGCAGTTCTAATAAGGAAGTGGCATTGAATTGTGATAAAATAATAATTGCTGTTAAAAGTCCTCAGTTGATAGATGTTATTGCTGAAATTAATCCCTATTTAAAGGAAAAAGCTTTCATTATTCATACCTGTGCTGGAATTGGCTTTGATGAGATTTCTAAAGTATATGATAAGCCAGTAACTTGTGTTATTCCATCAATTGCATCCTCTATTTGTGAAAATAAAGATAAAAAAGGAGTTTCACTTATTTATAATAATGCAAATTTAGCTAGTGAGAATAAAACTTTTGTAAAAGATTTATTTTCTAAATTTAGCATTGTTAAGGAAGTTAAAAATCAAAAAGAGTTGGAATTATTTACAGTTATAACTAGCTGTATGCCTGCTTTTGTTGCATTAAATATTAAATCATTTGTAGATTTTATGGCTCTTAATTATGATTTAAACAAAAATGAATTATTTGATTTATTATCTGAAACTGTAACTAGTTCATCTAATTTATTAAGCTCTAATATATTCACAGCTGATGAATTGATGGGTAAAGTAGCTACAAAAAAAGGCATAACTCAAAAAGGTTTGGATTTACTTGATGATGAACTTCCTGAAATTTATGAAAATCTGCTGAATACACTGTTAAAATGA
- the comA gene encoding phosphosulfolactate synthase, producing the protein MKSFSFLSKERENKPRTKGLTMVLDKGLGLETAESLMKISGEYVDYLKFGWGTSIVHEQDIIRSKVEMYQSYDITPYTGGTLFELACYQNKLDEFYQEAHDLGFTAIEVSDGSSHIPHDEKLEYIREAKKEGFEVLSEVGKKNPDLDKEITVAERVEFMKEEYKAGSSLVIVEAREGGKNIGIYDSKGNAKESEIDYILDNFDSNKILWEAPNKDQQVFFILKLGNDVNLGNISSDEITSLETLRRGLRGDTFGKI; encoded by the coding sequence TTGAAATCATTCAGTTTTTTATCAAAAGAAAGAGAGAATAAACCAAGAACCAAAGGACTTACTATGGTTCTTGATAAAGGTTTAGGACTTGAAACTGCAGAAAGTTTAATGAAAATATCTGGAGAATACGTCGATTACTTAAAATTCGGATGGGGAACCTCTATTGTTCATGAACAAGATATCATCAGAAGTAAAGTTGAAATGTATCAATCTTATGACATTACTCCTTATACTGGAGGTACTTTATTTGAATTAGCTTGTTATCAAAATAAATTAGATGAATTTTACCAAGAAGCTCATGATTTAGGATTTACAGCTATTGAAGTTTCAGATGGATCTTCACATATTCCACATGATGAAAAATTAGAATACATTAGAGAAGCTAAAAAAGAAGGATTTGAGGTTTTATCTGAAGTTGGTAAAAAAAATCCTGATTTAGATAAAGAAATTACAGTAGCTGAAAGAGTAGAATTTATGAAAGAAGAATACAAAGCAGGTTCATCTTTAGTTATTGTGGAAGCAAGAGAAGGTGGAAAAAATATTGGAATTTATGACAGCAAAGGAAATGCTAAAGAATCAGAAATTGATTATATCCTTGATAATTTTGATTCCAATAAAATATTATGGGAAGCACCTAACAAAGATCAACAAGTATTCTTCATTTTAAAATTAGGAAATGATGTTAACTTAGGAAACATTTCCAGTGATGAAATTACTTCTCTTGAAACTCTTAGAAGAGGATTAAGAGGAGATACTTTTGGTAAAATCTAA
- a CDS encoding methanogenesis marker 16 metalloprotein has protein sequence MLRSIEEINKKIESGDANIFTAEEFKQLVKDDDAPSFDEVDVVTTGTCGVMSGTAAVFNLIAAEPGRFIRAKNIYLNGVPGNVGPCPNEWLGSVDLILHGTSKSPENPDYGGGFLLKDLIDGKDIDIKVETLNGEIIESTTNLDEMGRAQIFGTRMAFKNYTAFTNPSKEEVSSIFSAIPLEGNLSGLTFSGCGDLNPLQNDPVHNVIKEGRSILLNGAKGLVIGDGTRSSPEKPNLMLTADIKNMEPGYLGGFKTGQGAEVFDTVAIPIPVLNEEIYNNLLIKNDEIPLTVSDIKGRHMPLCETDYGALWDNHQSRPKYDREKCKNCSDCIIEKICPTNAFANERLDLTRCFGCGICVHYCRNNSFEMDTGSVELEINGKTEEIPIICRQSDILRANKLSTKLKKMIIKEEFKV, from the coding sequence ATATTGAGAAGTATTGAAGAGATTAATAAAAAAATAGAAAGTGGAGATGCCAATATCTTTACTGCTGAAGAATTTAAACAGCTAGTAAAAGATGATGATGCTCCAAGTTTTGATGAAGTTGATGTTGTTACAACAGGGACCTGTGGAGTAATGAGTGGTACTGCTGCAGTATTTAATTTAATAGCTGCAGAACCTGGAAGATTTATCAGAGCTAAAAACATTTATCTTAATGGAGTTCCTGGAAATGTAGGTCCATGCCCAAATGAATGGCTAGGATCTGTTGATTTAATATTACATGGAACAAGCAAATCACCTGAAAATCCAGATTATGGTGGTGGATTCCTTTTAAAAGATCTTATTGATGGAAAAGATATTGATATTAAAGTTGAAACCTTAAATGGAGAGATAATTGAATCAACCACAAATCTTGATGAAATGGGAAGAGCACAAATCTTTGGAACACGTATGGCATTTAAAAATTACACTGCTTTTACAAATCCGTCAAAAGAAGAAGTTTCTTCAATATTCTCAGCCATTCCACTTGAAGGTAATTTATCTGGATTAACATTTTCAGGATGTGGAGATTTAAACCCATTACAGAATGACCCTGTTCATAATGTTATTAAAGAAGGAAGAAGTATCTTATTAAATGGAGCTAAAGGTTTAGTTATTGGAGATGGAACCAGAAGTTCTCCTGAAAAACCTAATTTAATGCTTACAGCTGACATTAAAAATATGGAACCTGGATATCTTGGAGGATTTAAAACAGGTCAAGGAGCTGAAGTCTTTGATACAGTAGCTATCCCAATTCCAGTACTAAATGAAGAAATATATAACAACTTATTAATTAAAAATGATGAAATTCCATTAACTGTTTCAGATATTAAAGGCCGTCATATGCCATTATGTGAAACAGACTATGGTGCACTGTGGGATAATCATCAATCAAGACCAAAATATGATAGAGAAAAATGTAAAAACTGCAGTGACTGTATTATTGAAAAAATATGTCCTACAAATGCTTTTGCAAATGAAAGACTTGATTTGACACGTTGTTTTGGTTGTGGAATATGTGTTCACTACTGTAGAAACAATAGCTTTGAGATGGATACTGGTTCTGTTGAATTAGAAATAAATGGAAAAACTGAAGAAATACCTATAATATGTAGGCAATCAGATATTTTAAGAGCAAATAAACTTTCAACTAAGCTTAAAAAGATGATTATTAAAGAAGAATTCAAGGTGTAA
- the hdrA gene encoding ferredoxin:CoB-CoM heterodisulfide reductase subunit HdrA, translated as MRDNLKVGLFICECGGNISDTVDIEKVKSSLDVEVVEQFENLCSLNGRKIIRDAIFEHDLDRVVVAACSPISHEKTFQDYVKPLNPYLMDMANIREQCSWVHDDKEKATKKAISLINASIEKVKQSDEVNPIYCQTPDEVAVIGGGIAGMNAALSLAKQGTKVTLIEQSPSIGGHMAKIGKVFSPVKIAEECGMCLLNPILNEVVWNENIEVMTCAKVVEAERRAGTYNLIVEQSPRYVDEEKCIACGKCAEACSVEVPDDWNDNLSNRKAIYRPFGQSYPEAYIVDIENCDKCGDCVRVCPMRAIKLRRKPEKIPISVGSVILATGHQLFDPNLRPEYGYSRYDDVITQSELGRITGVNGPTKGKLLKSNGEVPKRVVMIQCVGSRDEKPDGHKYCSKVCCMVALKNANIIKHKYPDTDIVICYTDIRTPGMYEKYYKHSQASGVRFIRGRPGEVVKKGENFVVRVEDTLKREFSEIEADMVVLSTAMEPSEGTKEIAKILNVGTTEDSFIKESHPKIKPVTTDLQGTFVCGTAQDPKDITESIMQATAAASKVAEYNYGGIEIEPFIAEIDEEKCQLCGNCIKLCKFKSLSISDDKLNIDPMSCTGCGKCLTACKNAAITVNGNIDEKIFATIDGILTKKEPGERLILVFLDNIGYTAADNIGVNRLSYPESIHIIKVLSVNRVRPRHIRYALENGADGVFIGEFPGDLMYEEVERKIERVKNRIAESNQNPERLAFSKVYIPYFTGLAKKLTDFDKKIKMLNESE; from the coding sequence ATGAGAGACAATTTAAAAGTAGGTTTATTTATCTGCGAATGTGGGGGAAACATTTCTGATACTGTAGATATTGAAAAAGTTAAATCCTCCTTAGATGTTGAAGTAGTTGAACAATTTGAAAACTTATGCTCATTAAATGGAAGAAAAATAATTCGTGACGCTATCTTTGAACATGACTTAGACCGTGTTGTTGTTGCTGCTTGTTCACCTATAAGTCATGAAAAAACATTCCAGGACTATGTAAAACCTTTAAATCCTTATCTTATGGATATGGCAAATATACGTGAACAGTGCTCCTGGGTACATGATGATAAAGAAAAAGCAACCAAAAAAGCTATTTCTTTAATTAATGCTTCAATAGAAAAAGTAAAACAATCTGATGAAGTAAATCCTATTTATTGCCAAACTCCTGATGAAGTTGCAGTTATTGGTGGTGGAATAGCTGGAATGAATGCAGCACTTTCCTTAGCTAAACAAGGAACTAAAGTAACTCTTATTGAACAAAGCCCTTCTATTGGAGGACATATGGCTAAAATAGGTAAAGTATTTTCTCCTGTAAAAATAGCTGAAGAATGTGGAATGTGTCTACTTAACCCAATTCTTAATGAAGTTGTTTGGAATGAAAATATTGAGGTTATGACCTGTGCAAAAGTTGTTGAGGCTGAAAGAAGAGCAGGAACCTATAATCTTATTGTAGAACAATCTCCAAGATATGTTGATGAAGAAAAATGTATTGCATGTGGTAAATGTGCTGAAGCTTGTTCTGTTGAAGTTCCTGATGATTGGAATGATAATTTATCCAATAGAAAAGCTATTTACAGACCATTTGGACAATCTTATCCAGAAGCATATATTGTAGACATTGAAAACTGTGATAAATGTGGAGACTGTGTAAGAGTATGCCCAATGAGAGCTATTAAACTTAGACGTAAACCCGAAAAGATTCCAATAAGTGTAGGTTCTGTTATTTTAGCAACTGGCCATCAACTATTTGATCCTAATTTAAGACCAGAATATGGTTACTCAAGATATGATGATGTAATTACACAAAGTGAATTAGGGCGTATTACTGGTGTAAATGGACCAACTAAAGGAAAATTACTTAAATCCAATGGCGAAGTCCCTAAACGTGTTGTAATGATACAATGTGTCGGTTCAAGAGATGAAAAACCAGATGGTCATAAGTACTGTTCTAAAGTATGCTGTATGGTAGCTTTAAAAAATGCTAACATTATAAAACATAAATACCCAGATACCGATATTGTAATCTGTTACACAGACATCAGAACTCCAGGAATGTATGAAAAATACTATAAACACTCTCAAGCTAGTGGAGTTAGATTTATACGTGGAAGACCTGGAGAAGTTGTTAAAAAAGGAGAAAATTTTGTAGTGAGGGTTGAAGATACACTTAAAAGAGAATTCTCTGAGATTGAAGCAGATATGGTAGTTCTATCAACTGCAATGGAACCATCTGAAGGTACTAAAGAAATAGCTAAAATCTTAAATGTTGGAACAACTGAAGATTCCTTTATTAAAGAATCACATCCTAAAATTAAACCTGTTACAACAGACCTTCAAGGAACCTTTGTTTGTGGAACAGCACAAGACCCAAAAGATATTACTGAATCAATTATGCAAGCAACAGCAGCTGCATCTAAAGTAGCTGAATACAATTATGGTGGAATTGAAATTGAACCATTTATTGCAGAAATTGATGAAGAAAAATGTCAACTATGTGGAAACTGTATAAAACTCTGTAAATTTAAATCACTAAGCATAAGCGATGATAAACTTAACATTGACCCTATGAGTTGTACTGGTTGTGGAAAATGTCTAACAGCATGTAAAAATGCAGCTATTACCGTTAACGGTAACATAGATGAAAAAATATTTGCAACTATTGATGGAATATTAACTAAAAAAGAACCAGGTGAACGTTTAATCCTAGTATTTTTAGATAATATTGGATACACAGCAGCAGACAATATTGGAGTCAATAGACTCTCCTATCCAGAATCAATTCATATCATAAAAGTATTATCAGTAAATCGTGTAAGACCTCGCCACATTAGATATGCACTTGAAAATGGTGCTGATGGAGTATTCATTGGTGAATTCCCTGGAGATTTAATGTACGAAGAGGTTGAACGTAAAATTGAAAGGGTAAAAAACAGAATTGCTGAAAGTAATCAAAATCCAGAAAGATTAGCATTCTCAAAAGTATATATCCCATACTTCACAGGACTAGCTAAAAAATTAACTGATTTTGATAAAAAAATTAAAATGTTAAATGAATCTGAATAA
- a CDS encoding 2,3-diphosphoglycerate synthetase has protein sequence MNSKKVLCLVDGEHYLPVTKDAINTLNSKDEYDVIAAVFIGGTEKLRDDNEESYTNILGVPVRFAETKNIPYDLIVEMINSYEVDAVFDLSDEPILDYPKRFNIACKVLNEGKIYEGPDFKFEPVTQLDIVKKPSLKIIGTGKRIGKTAVSGFVSRLIDENNYEPCVVAMGRGGPKEPEIVHGDEIEISPEFLLEQSEKGVHAASDHWEDALMSRILTIGCRRCGGGMAGEVFLTNMPKGAELANEVDSKFVIFEGSGAAIPPIKTDKNIVLIGANQPLNNIIKYFGPYRIGLADLIVITMCEAPMANEEKIKYLEEYVKEINPNAKIISTVFRPKPLGDIAGKKVLFATTAPEAVQDKLVEYLELNYDCKIVGITSHLSNRPLLKKDIEEHMDEADVMLTELKAAAVDVATKDSIDAGLEVVYCDNIPIALDYTYPDLGKSVLDLVDSAIDDFNNH, from the coding sequence ATGAATTCAAAAAAAGTCCTATGTTTAGTGGATGGTGAACATTACCTTCCTGTTACTAAAGATGCAATTAATACTTTAAACTCTAAAGATGAATATGATGTTATAGCTGCTGTTTTCATTGGTGGGACTGAAAAGTTAAGAGATGACAATGAAGAATCTTATACTAATATTTTAGGTGTTCCTGTTCGTTTTGCTGAAACTAAAAATATCCCTTATGATTTAATTGTGGAAATGATTAACAGCTATGAAGTAGATGCAGTATTTGATTTAAGTGATGAACCTATTTTGGATTACCCTAAAAGATTTAATATTGCTTGTAAAGTGTTAAATGAAGGAAAAATTTATGAGGGGCCTGATTTTAAATTTGAACCAGTTACTCAATTAGATATTGTTAAAAAACCTTCTTTAAAAATTATTGGAACTGGTAAAAGAATAGGAAAAACTGCTGTTTCTGGGTTTGTTTCTAGATTAATTGATGAAAACAATTATGAACCTTGTGTTGTAGCTATGGGAAGAGGAGGACCAAAAGAACCTGAAATAGTTCATGGGGATGAAATTGAAATATCACCAGAATTTTTACTTGAACAATCTGAAAAAGGAGTTCATGCAGCTAGTGATCATTGGGAAGATGCATTAATGAGTAGGATTTTAACTATTGGATGTAGACGTTGTGGTGGAGGAATGGCTGGAGAAGTATTCCTTACTAACATGCCAAAAGGTGCAGAACTAGCCAATGAAGTTGACAGTAAATTTGTAATATTTGAAGGTAGTGGTGCAGCTATTCCACCTATTAAAACAGATAAAAATATTGTGCTTATAGGAGCTAATCAACCATTAAATAATATAATTAAATACTTTGGACCTTATAGAATAGGATTAGCTGATTTAATTGTTATTACAATGTGTGAAGCACCAATGGCTAATGAAGAAAAAATCAAATACCTTGAAGAGTATGTAAAAGAGATTAATCCAAATGCAAAAATCATTTCTACAGTATTCAGGCCAAAACCATTAGGAGATATTGCAGGCAAAAAAGTTTTATTTGCAACTACTGCTCCTGAAGCTGTTCAAGATAAACTTGTTGAATATTTAGAGTTAAACTATGACTGTAAAATTGTTGGTATAACTTCTCATTTATCTAACAGGCCTTTACTTAAGAAAGATATTGAAGAACATATGGATGAAGCAGATGTTATGCTTACAGAGTTAAAAGCTGCTGCTGTAGATGTAGCTACTAAAGATTCTATAGATGCTGGTCTTGAAGTTGTTTACTGTGATAATATTCCTATTGCATTAGATTATACTTATCCTGATTTAGGCAAATCTGTTTTAGACTTAGTTGATTCAGCAATTGATGATTTTAATAATCATTAA
- a CDS encoding MFS transporter — MEVNENHSKSWFPLIIIACASFIIALDSTFMNVAISTLVQDLNTSLSTIQAIITFYTLITASLMLVGAKLQDIFGKKKIFMIGAFLFGCGTLIASLSNSAGTLFIGWSLLEGVGGAFMTPATISLVSGTYKGKDRTLALAVVSAMAGIAAAIGPLFGGVLTTYASWRVGFLVELLIVIFVLVFRGKIQELETTLSKSDFDIYGSILFIITLVAFILGILSLHMFNLHLTGFILVLSLVFLILFVLYENRRTKKGKEPLLKLDLFKNRTLDISFVVRLLAALALAGTIFAVSIFLQTILKTDPFTTGLALMPLTVGLLLFSMVTPRLASKFSHKTVIMIGLILAIIGSILLRGQFGLSVGIWDISPGMFLVGAGVGFVFALGTDIALNGVESKDESSASGLITTGNMLGSSMGTAIIGVLIIVGAAYGFYEGVGLYTDYNITQDEVLDDFNIYIEHMNDVEINQLQGVSSASAEIANQILYDAMKLAFDLITVLFVICLIISPFSKKYENKD; from the coding sequence ATGGAAGTAAATGAAAATCATTCAAAATCGTGGTTTCCACTTATTATAATTGCATGTGCATCATTTATTATAGCTCTTGATTCAACTTTTATGAATGTAGCTATTTCTACATTAGTTCAAGATTTAAATACTTCTTTATCAACTATCCAAGCTATAATTACTTTTTATACATTAATCACGGCTTCTTTAATGCTTGTAGGAGCTAAATTACAGGATATTTTTGGTAAAAAGAAAATTTTTATGATTGGTGCATTTTTATTTGGATGCGGTACTCTAATAGCTTCTTTAAGTAATTCAGCAGGTACCTTATTTATTGGCTGGTCATTACTTGAAGGAGTTGGGGGAGCTTTTATGACTCCTGCTACTATCTCACTTGTTAGTGGTACTTATAAAGGAAAAGATAGAACTTTAGCATTAGCTGTTGTTAGTGCAATGGCAGGTATTGCTGCAGCTATTGGTCCTTTATTTGGTGGTGTTTTAACAACCTATGCAAGTTGGAGAGTAGGATTTTTAGTTGAATTATTAATTGTTATTTTTGTTTTAGTATTTAGAGGAAAAATACAGGAATTAGAAACTACATTATCTAAATCTGATTTTGATATTTATGGTTCTATTTTATTTATTATAACTTTAGTGGCATTTATTTTAGGAATTTTATCATTACATATGTTTAATTTACATTTAACAGGTTTTATTCTTGTTTTATCATTAGTTTTCTTGATATTATTTGTATTATATGAAAATAGGCGTACTAAAAAAGGAAAAGAACCTCTATTGAAATTAGATTTATTTAAAAATAGAACTTTGGATATCTCTTTTGTTGTAAGACTTTTAGCAGCACTTGCTTTAGCAGGAACAATATTTGCTGTTTCTATATTCTTGCAGACAATCTTAAAAACTGATCCATTTACTACCGGTTTAGCATTAATGCCATTAACTGTAGGATTATTATTGTTTTCAATGGTAACACCAAGATTGGCTAGTAAATTCTCCCATAAAACAGTTATTATGATTGGACTTATCTTAGCCATTATCGGTTCAATTTTACTTAGAGGACAATTTGGATTAAGTGTTGGAATATGGGATATCAGTCCAGGAATGTTTTTAGTAGGTGCAGGTGTTGGTTTTGTATTTGCACTTGGAACTGATATTGCATTAAATGGTGTTGAAAGTAAAGATGAATCCTCTGCTTCTGGATTGATTACTACTGGAAATATGTTGGGTTCTTCAATGGGTACTGCGATTATCGGTGTTTTAATTATTGTTGGAGCTGCCTATGGCTTTTATGAAGGAGTTGGATTATATACTGATTATAATATAACTCAGGATGAAGTTCTTGATGACTTCAATATTTATATTGAACACATGAATGATGTTGAAATAAATCAATTGCAGGGTGTTTCCTCAGCATCTGCAGAAATTGCAAATCAAATTCTTTATGATGCAATGAAACTTGCCTTTGATTTAATCACGGTGCTATTTGTCATTTGTTTGATAATTTCTCCATTTTCTAAAAAATATGAAAATAAGGATTAA
- a CDS encoding UPF0280 family protein, producing the protein MYSENIDIDETHIRLKTDLKLHCLSSYIFKIRSELKSYIKFNKNFLITFDKIKVENLESLPEIVQMMVRSSNLSDVGPMATVAGTISQLSLNYLISKGSKNSIVENGGDIAIINNRKIVCGIYSNNKVIGNEIAFRLKPNKFPLGICTSSGRIGHSISFGDADSVTVIADSSSLADGLATRLANEVKGENSQDAISNALEIAENYKELFKGVLIISGDNIGTIGKLPKLVKTKKFELDYI; encoded by the coding sequence ATGTATAGTGAAAATATTGATATTGATGAAACACATATAAGGCTTAAAACCGATTTAAAACTCCACTGTTTAAGCTCTTATATTTTTAAAATCAGATCTGAACTTAAAAGTTATATTAAATTCAATAAGAATTTTCTCATTACTTTTGATAAGATTAAAGTTGAAAATTTAGAGAGTTTACCTGAAATTGTCCAGATGATGGTCAGGTCATCTAATCTGTCAGATGTTGGCCCTATGGCTACAGTTGCTGGAACAATTTCTCAACTGTCCCTTAATTACTTGATTTCTAAAGGTTCTAAAAATTCTATAGTTGAAAATGGTGGAGATATAGCTATTATTAACAATAGAAAAATTGTTTGTGGCATATACAGTAATAATAAAGTTATTGGAAATGAAATAGCTTTTCGTTTAAAACCAAATAAGTTTCCTTTAGGTATTTGTACTTCTTCTGGTAGGATAGGTCATTCTATTAGCTTTGGTGATGCAGATTCTGTAACTGTCATTGCTGATTCTTCATCACTGGCTGATGGGCTTGCAACAAGATTGGCTAATGAAGTCAAAGGCGAAAATTCTCAGGATGCAATTTCAAATGCTTTAGAAATAGCAGAAAATTATAAAGAACTTTTTAAAGGAGTATTGATTATCTCAGGGGATAATATTGGAACTATTGGAAAGTTACCTAAACTTGTTAAAACTAAAAAATTTGAATTAGACTATATTTAG
- a CDS encoding UPF0058 family protein produces MYKDEMIQLHQFLVYVLKYLAENDQIKNDCSEYISLNISPHHIHKTKAEHKHAIFVLCKIIAQLIADKDSNSIPTNVCNSLADLVTRSEKELKA; encoded by the coding sequence ATGTATAAAGACGAAATGATTCAATTACATCAATTTTTAGTTTATGTTTTAAAATACTTGGCAGAAAATGATCAAATTAAAAATGACTGTTCAGAATATATATCACTTAATATTAGCCCCCATCATATCCATAAAACAAAAGCAGAACATAAACATGCAATTTTTGTGCTCTGTAAAATCATTGCTCAATTGATTGCTGATAAGGATTCAAATTCAATTCCTACAAATGTTTGCAATTCTTTAGCAGATTTAGTAACAAGATCTGAGAAAGAACTTAAAGCATAA
- the hdrB gene encoding ferredoxin:CoB-CoM heterodisulfide reductase subunit HdrB, with amino-acid sequence MMKEIPNKDILLFKSCLVSVEYPGIESSTKYVFDKLNIDYLISDKQTCCTGLGHYSDIFDQFTTTAIGARNLSVAKELKRPNLVMMCATCYAINKKVVNILNKKDNVREDVNKVFDDSNLSHLKYEKNSFDSTENMFHVVDILYSKKDEIPDLIKYDLSNFKIATHHGCHYCKVHYDDTIGGVRNPQILDELVEACGCETVGFYDHKRTTCGSGFRQRYSNKELSMTVTEDKLNSLEDENVEILVHLCPNCHVQFDRYQNLISEQCGRKFNMIHLNIAQFIALAMGGDLEKVVGSKAHTVPLDSVLKDLKEVEQ; translated from the coding sequence ATAATGAAAGAAATTCCAAATAAAGACATACTTCTTTTTAAAAGTTGTCTTGTAAGTGTAGAGTATCCTGGAATTGAATCATCCACTAAATATGTCTTTGATAAACTTAACATAGATTATCTTATCTCTGATAAACAGACCTGCTGTACTGGTCTTGGACATTATTCAGATATTTTTGACCAGTTCACAACAACAGCTATTGGAGCACGTAATTTAAGTGTAGCTAAAGAATTAAAAAGACCTAATTTAGTTATGATGTGTGCTACATGTTATGCTATTAATAAAAAAGTAGTTAATATCTTAAATAAGAAAGATAATGTGAGAGAAGATGTTAATAAAGTTTTTGATGATTCTAACTTAAGTCATTTAAAATATGAAAAAAATAGCTTCGATTCAACAGAAAATATGTTTCATGTAGTGGACATTTTATATTCAAAGAAAGATGAGATTCCTGATTTAATAAAATATGATTTAAGCAACTTTAAAATAGCTACTCATCATGGATGTCATTACTGTAAAGTTCATTATGATGATACAATTGGAGGAGTTAGAAATCCACAGATTTTGGATGAATTAGTAGAAGCATGTGGATGTGAAACTGTTGGTTTTTACGATCATAAACGTACAACCTGCGGATCTGGATTTAGACAAAGATATTCCAATAAAGAATTATCAATGACAGTTACTGAAGATAAATTAAACTCCCTAGAAGATGAAAATGTTGAGATTCTAGTTCATTTATGCCCTAACTGTCATGTACAATTTGACAGGTATCAAAATCTTATATCAGAACAATGCGGTAGAAAATTTAACATGATACATCTCAATATTGCCCAATTTATTGCATTAGCTATGGGAGGAGACTTAGAAAAAGTTGTTGGATCAAAAGCACATACTGTTCCTCTTGATTCAGTACTTAAAGATTTAAAGGAGGTTGAACAATGA
- the hdrC gene encoding ferredoxin:CoB-CoM heterodisulfide reductase subunit HdrC has protein sequence MNTQRIDDEPLDFAETIINDIKSSKDEGVLKCVQCGMCTSTCPAARHSHYNPRDIIERVLEGDKTVIEEDDIWNCFYCYTCHSICPVGNSVSEVNQILKQLAISEGKAYDKVYDYLGFADSYYSEAIGAIPSTFYPEISEDVDGWWDFRLHLDEIREELGLGPVSPPREVIEEVSVILDNTGFKERIEKIRESKEC, from the coding sequence ATGAATACACAAAGAATAGATGATGAACCTCTTGATTTTGCTGAAACTATCATCAATGATATAAAATCATCCAAAGATGAAGGGGTTTTAAAATGTGTTCAATGTGGAATGTGTACTTCAACATGCCCAGCAGCACGTCATTCCCATTATAATCCACGTGATATTATTGAAAGAGTACTTGAAGGAGATAAAACTGTAATAGAAGAAGATGATATTTGGAATTGCTTCTACTGTTATACATGCCACAGCATCTGCCCTGTTGGAAATAGTGTTTCAGAAGTAAATCAAATATTAAAGCAACTTGCAATATCTGAAGGAAAAGCTTATGATAAAGTCTATGACTATCTAGGCTTTGCAGACAGCTATTATTCAGAGGCAATTGGTGCAATCCCATCTACATTTTATCCTGAAATAAGTGAAGATGTTGATGGATGGTGGGATTTTAGATTACATCTTGATGAAATAAGAGAAGAACTTGGACTTGGTCCTGTTTCACCTCCTAGAGAAGTAATTGAAGAAGTTAGTGTAATACTAGATAATACTGGTTTTAAAGAAAGAATAGAAAAAATTAGAGAATCAAAAGAGTGTTAA